The sequence GTCAGAGTTTCGCCCTTTGTTACCtgccaaaggagagcacagcCTGCAGTCACCAAGGGCTAGCCAGTCTGCCCACTCAGAGAAAGTTAATGAGTTCCCGTACACTGGGAATTGAGTAAAAGTCATCCCtcgcagcaaggctgggaaggGCAGGAGTCCTCCCCAGGCCAGTGTCACCAATTCACCAAGATCTCAGTTCTCTCTCCAGCCGTGTTGGCCAAAACCAATGCCCCAATGTAAGTACTGCTGGGATGCCCACCAGAGCGTAGAGGGCAGGAGCTCTAGCACTATTGTTCAGGAGAAAGGCCTGCAACATCACCCCAAGGTAACAACTAGCAGAGCAGGGCTCTATGTGGGAGTcccacacatccccccccccctttgtaaaGAGCAGATTAGCTGGCAGGTGGTGCTGGGCACAGTGTTACTGcctagctgggggtggggaggatagcAGGGCAATACCCACTGGAGATGGGGTAAAAGCCGCAGGGGGGCTTGAACAGCAAGGCCCCGGCTATCCCTGAGCTGCTAAGCGTGGGCTGAGCTCTGCACCGAGCTGCTCGCAGGGCAACCCCTCCTCCTACGCCGGGGCTGTCTCCTGGTGTCACCTCCCCTGCTCTACCCCTCACCCTGGCCTCGATGTACTCGATCCGTCGCTCCAGCGCGGTCAGCTTCTCGTTAAGGGTGGCGAGCCGGGAGCGGCAGGACATGTCTGCGGGAGAAGGGTCGGGTCAGGGACTGCACCAGGCTCAGGCCCCGCGGTACCCGGCCAGGACaggtgccccccgcccctcgggGAGCTCCAACCCCAGAACCCGCCCGAACAGAGCGCGGTGGCCGGaggggccagggtggggtggAGCCGGACCTGGGAGGATGGAGGCTAGAGCCGGGCCGGAGGGTCGAACTGGGGAGGGTGGCCGGCTCCACCTTCGTCCCCAGCACGGACCTTACTGGGGAGATAGGGGATGGAGTCGAGGGGTGAAGGTGGAGCCGGGCCAAGTCTGGGGGTAGAGCCGGCCGGGGGAACCGGAGGGAGGAGGCGGACCGAGCCGGGCCTGAGggaggagccgggccgggcgcgcacGCACCAAAGGAGTTGAGGAAATCCGCAATTTTCTTGATGGAGCTGGTGATCACTTCGATGTACTCGCGGTTGGCCCAGTCCTGGTGGATCTCGCGCTGCACCGGGTCCTCTTGCAGCGACATGGCCGCCGCAGTCacctcgcgcccagccccgccctcCGCTGCGCAGGTGCAAGGCACGGATCACCAAGGGGCCTGGAGACACGGAGAGCAGCTTCCCGTACAGGAcagagccccgcccccgcagctctaGCCCCGCCCAAGTTGCCGACCCCAAGTGCCAGATAACACCAGCCGGGCCGTGCGGCGCTCCCGCTTTCCCGTTGTTAGGAGACCCCCACGGACTCCCAGTCCAGGATCCTGTCCCGCAGGCGGCTCCTTTCCCCTATCAGCCTCGATCCTTCTCGGCCCAAGTGCGCAGGTGCGAGAACGGCAGTGGGTACAGGCGGCGTAAATAGCTCCCGGACTTTTATAGCGCCGCTTCCCGGCAGCCCTTTCGCCAACTGCGCTGATTGGCT is a genomic window of Chrysemys picta bellii isolate R12L10 chromosome 7, ASM1138683v2, whole genome shotgun sequence containing:
- the LOC112060575 gene encoding probable protein BRICK1; translation: MSLQEDPVQREIHQDWANREYIEVITSSIKKIADFLNSFDMSCRSRLATLNEKLTALERRIEYIEARVTKGETLT